The Musa acuminata AAA Group cultivar baxijiao chromosome BXJ2-5, Cavendish_Baxijiao_AAA, whole genome shotgun sequence genomic interval CGAGCACTAGTGAGATTTGGAGGATCAACGCTATTACGAAAGGTTTCCTGGTCGAACTAGGCAGGAAACAAAAAAATTGAGATCAGTTGATGAGCTCTAGACAGCCGTAAGATGCAGCAACAGAGCTGTGTGACCATGTATAGATTGCCTGCAGTATGAGCTATCAGATATAGATACAGATTCCGCAAAGTCTAATGAGTCAGATGCAACAGACAAATTCTGGTGCATCTGATAATTTAGAACTCTCAACAGCAAGTTAAGTTTCTCAGGAAGAAGAAGACAGTAAAGAAATAACGTATAACAAAATGAGTCCCATATTGACCAACCACACTGAGGCTGCAGATAAAGATCGGCAACCAGTTGTGCATAAGACGGACAGCATCGGGGAGGAAGCAGATAAGCCCCAAAGAATAAGGTTCGTAGACCTGAATGAGCTCGCCCCAGGAACGAGTTCTGATGATGGCCCGAGTATTAGGGACTAAGACCAGGAAGATTTTTAGGCAGGTCTGTTGAAGAGAACAGGTTGGTTCATTCATAACTCTGCACAATTATTTACTTAGGATATTATCTCAAGTGCCAAACTGAAGGTCACTATTTAACAAAAGCAGTTGTTCTCGCCAAGATGGGCTGTCAAATGACAACATCTATTAGCAATCTTGATCTGCTTCCATTGATCCACTTTATCAAGTACTTGATAGCAATTTTGAAGTAAAGAatcatcttattttttttctGTTCTACATGTTCCATGCATAATATGCGTTTGTGCTAAtcatttgacagatttctagatctaACTGTTGCCTCGTATGTTTTTTGCTCTACATGTTTCATGTACAATATGCCTTTGTGGTAATCATTTGACAGATTTCTGGATCTAACTGTTGCctcgttttttttttgttctacaTGTTCCATGTACAATAATATGCTTTTGTGGTAAtcatttgacagatttctagatgtAACTGTCGCCTCTTTTTTTCATTCAGAGGCGCGATGCCAAGTTAGATCTGAGAGGATGTTTACCCATGTACCGATTTTAATCAAGAAGATGGTCCTTACCGTGACCATCTAAATTCTACATGTACTTCGGCAGAATTCAAGGTCAGTCCCCGTTCTCTACTCTCCATTTGCCAACTTGAAATGGCTCTTGATGGTTGGCATGACAATTTATTTGGTCCTCATTAGTTGCTTATCCAATTTATTGCGATTAGGTTTATTGTATACTGCATGCAGTTGTTGGAATTGGTTTAGCTGTTGCTAATTTGACGAGGATTTTTTGCATTCAGATATGTTAGATGAGATCAGTTCAAACATGGCGGTTTGATCATAATCGCACGTCACTCGCGCCTACGTCATCCAAGATGGACGCGCGTGAGACTGCCAGCGAAGGGTGAGATCAGAGGCTGCGTCTTCCTTGCTTTCTGCTCTCTTGCAACAAATGCATGCGTTGACGGAGACAGCGTTCGGCCTTTCGCCCCCGGCTTTCGGCCCGGGCCGTGGATACACCTGGCATTGTGGTGGTCCCGCTACCAATGCGTGGGAAGAATTCATGTGAATCCTGTGCGAGGCCGGCATCTCATCCGCTCCCGATGCCTGCGTTTTCTTCGTCGAACCGACACAAGTGGAAGACGAGGAGTCTTCGAATCACTCCGATCTTTATGAAGGGCTGCCGGTGATCCGAGTAGCCACTGCGTTCTCCCACCATGGCGAGGATGAGCGATCGGTTGGCGAGCTTGGGCTCGCTCGCGGCCAGCCTCATGGTGGTCTATGCCATCATCCGCCGCTACCTCCCCCTCCACCTCCTCGAGCACTccctcaccaagcacaccttccgCCTCTTTGCCTCCGTCTACCCCTACGTCCGGATCACCATCTCCGAGTTCTCCGGCGACCGCCTGAAGCGCAGCGAGGCTTACACCTCCGTCGAGGCCTACCTCAGTGGCTCCTGCTCGCAGCGCGCCAACAAGCTCAAGGCCGAGCTCGGCGCCGGCTGCGACAGCCTCACCCTCAGCATGGACGAGCACGAGGAGGTCACCGACGACTTCGAGGGCGCCAAGCTCTGGTGGACCTCCGTGGCGCGCACTCCCCGCTCGCAGACCGTATCCTTTTTCCCGGAGGCCGAGGCGCGGCGGCACTACCGGTTGACCTTCCACCGCCGGCACCGGGAGCTCGTCATCGGATCGTACCTCGCCCACGTCTTGCGAGAGGGGCGCGAGGTCAGGCGCCGCCGCCGGCAGCGCAAGCTCTACACCAACATTTCCGGCAGTAGGTCGTACGAGTACAGGAAGACGATGTGGAGCCACGTCGTGTTCGATCACCCGTCGACCTTCGACACACTCGCCATGGATCCCGGCAAGAAGGAGGACATCATGGACGACCTCATCGCCTTCCGCAACGGCAAGGACTACTACGCCAGAATCGGCAAGGCGTGGAAGCGGGGTTACCTCCTCTACGGCCCCCCCGGCACCGGCAAGTCCTCCGCTATCGCCGCCATTGCCAACTTCCTGGACTACGACATCTACGACCTCGAGCTGACCTCCGTCAAGGACAACACCCAGTTGAGGAAGCTGTTCATCGAGACCACCAGCAAGTCCATCATCGTCCTCGAGGACGTTGACTGCTCGCTGGACCTGACGGGTAAGCGGAAGCCCAAGAGGAAGAAAGAGGTCGAAAGCGGAGACAAGGGCAAGCCGCCGTTGCTGCCGGAGAAGGAGGACAAGGAGGAGAGCAAGGTGACGCTCTCCGGGCTTCTCAACTTCATCGACGGCCTGTGGTCGGCCTGTGGCGGCGAGAGGCTCATAATATTCACCACAAACCACCTGGAGAAGCTGGATCCGGCGCTGATACGGCGGGGGAGGATGGACAAGCACATCGAGATGTCGCACTGTGGATTCGAGGCGTTCAAGGTGCTGGCGAAGAACTACGTGGGCGTCGACGCGCACCCGCTGTTCGAGGCCGTCCGGCGGCTGCTGGAGGAGGTCAAGATGACCCCGGCGGACGTGGCAGAGAACCTGATGCCCAAGTCTGCGGAGGACGACGCCTCGTGTCTCGGGAGGTTGGTTCGAGCGCTGGAAATGGGCCGGCCGGGAGCAGCGGCCAAAGTCGAGGACGGCAGTAGCGGGGATGAGACCGCCGAGAGTGAGCTGACGAGTTAATTTCGAAGGTAATAAAAAATAGACATTAATGTCGGATTTCTATCGGTTATGCTTAGATTGGGCTCCGCCAAGCTGTTCTCGTCGATCTTATAATACAACGACTAATAATGCCACGTAGGGATGACGTTGGCAGCCGTTACTTCCAATCAAATCGTCGAGGAATGCAAATTCATCTCAATGCCGACTACATTGTTCATATATACTTAATACATTTGATTAAAAGGTATCATTCAGAAATTTGACACGTGAATACGGATGCGGTTGGTGatagtgtttttatttttttaaggtaTTGCAGGAATGCTATTATTTCTTTATATGATCCAACATGAAAACCTAAAACCTAAGATCGTTATCAGGCTAAATTTGTTGAGTTGATCTTTGATCTTTTTTTAGTATTGGTTTCTCTTAAGAAAAGAACCTCTTGATGACAATAACATGGATGATTAGTTTTTGTACCTACTCCATGGAGGAGACAATTTATAACTATCCTAATGTCCCTTTTTAATGTTTTGTTCACACGGGTGATAGAGGAAGACAAGCTCGAATAGTTTCTCTTGGATTGTTATTAACGAGGGTAGACAGGTGGAGGGTGATTAGGATATTTTTCTTTCATGTTAGCCTTCACGTGGCGACTTGGGGCCAACAGAGCATTGCGGGCTCTAAACATACATCCCTCGTATTGTGGGCAAGTCTTTGTGGGTAGATAAAATGTTAGAATTGAGCTAAGGTAATAGAAAGCTTTTAGGCAAGTCTCTTTGTgagttgttatgttatagttgtaTAAGTGCATTTTGTAGGTAATGAAATGTTATTGATAGATTTGAATTGATATATCGTGTAAAAGTTTGATATTTTGAATTTATACCTAATCCATGGAGGGGACTGCTTATAATTATCCCAATGTCTCCCTTTGATATTTTGTCTATGTGAGTGATAAGGGGAGTTAGGCTTGAACAGCCTCCCTTGAATTGTTGTCCATGGGAGCAGACAAGTGGAGGGTGATTAAGATATTTTTCTTCCACGCTAGCCTAACTTACGAGTGAGGCTTAACTTATGGTACAAAGTTAGGCCCGCCCAACTGTCTAACTAGCATTAGTCATATTATTGCTCCTCTATCTAACCTATTGTACCTCAAATCAACCTATTACCTAGATAGGCATGTGCGAAGCATGTGACTTATCCAAGACTCAAGTTGGTTAGTTCAATCTGAGCTAGTATTATCCGACAGTTAATTCCCTCtatttattggtttgagctcgttaAACAATTGAATCAGACAAGTTTGATTAGTTCAAGtcagtttagggtgattccaaacaaACTTGACGAGTTTGAACCTACCTGATAGGGCACATTTTGGTATCGCCCACGTGGACCCAAGCAAGCAGACACGATAATGCGGATGTGGAACTTCAAATCCGTTGTGGCACGTAGCACACACGTGACAGGCAGCCGCTCGTCAACCCCGTCGTACGAATGACATCATCATGATACAGtcatcccggaaagctcggggCGACATCGTGCGGCGTCGATCCGTGCAAGTCGGTTGGCGCTCGCACAAAAGCTTAAGTCGACTGCTCGAGAAGCCGGCCGTAGTTAATTGACCCTATACGACCAACTCATCCttgcaggtataaaagctaaccctccttgATCAGGAAAAGAGGACACTCAACTCCCTTTAACTCCACAACACTGACTTAAACTTCAGAGGGGTCGAGTTCGGAAATCCCCCTCGCGACCTTGGCCTTTGTGCAAGAACTAGCAACGAAGCAACAACAACCCATCGAGGGAGAACCGCGCTCAGGAGACGACGCTTGGACCTAACCCGACCCGACTTCGATGTGACCCGAGCATCCGCGTGGGCAACCTTGCACATCCGGGATTGGATTGAGCCGTGTTGACACCTCGACCACGGCGTAAAGGTTTACCAACACTACCTaacctaattaaaattaattaaatataaatatggCCCGTCTAAGGTGATTCTAGAATTGTTCTATAAAGATTGGACATTGGTTCCGTTAGATTCTAATTGAATTAAGTTTGATTTAAGTCAATTGAATTATTCTAACTAGAGTTCTAATTGTTTGAGAACTATCGAGGGATTGATATcttatgtttttatgatttgataaacttaaaagttttatctgaacgtgttatttaaaaataattattaaattattattatttttttagattaagtttatgatattaatATGATTGTTACTATATAGTATatgttgctagttataggtgccttgcaagctaatcacgtgagtgatgacacgtgtgacttgacatgtagtctttttgcttattattattatttgatatgttgtcactttatattgtttattgtttaaatatattgtaatgtccatggatatgtataatgggaatcggatcgtgatgagatcatgataatgaaacatattcgcctttaaacacggattctaaataatcatagttataggttacttgagagggacatcgagataaccggagagactggtgtgctgtatacttgtccatatgatggatgcagttggtctcatagctgcttgtgtggcgaCACTAGGGATacggtacaggtgctcattagagaatgagttcactgattgatccacttacggaatgttggatggttgatgatgtcttattatcaaatAGCGATTTTgtagtctcagtggtgtatctggtcattagacttgagaaaccaaggatgtcatgtatgactactctactctttgatacttgaCTTATAGCtctggaggttctagatctatACAGCCGACCATCGAGAGtgataaccaaccttacgaggactattgagtgtcgatagaggatcatccgctcttggtatcatgagaggaatatctcatgtgttcttgttcaaacaaatccttagtcagcgtcattcggattgagagagaaagagtttttcgggagaatctgattaaagcgagactcgagaatctgattaaagcgagactcgagtagaaaccgtatgagtttgaTAGCATTatgcctggtatatggtctctatgatattatatggttgagggactataggtgcacggtaactgaggatatataggtccaatggattggattcccctgtatcatctggggactacgacatagtggcctagtacgtctgcagtcaatgagtcgagtgaatgattatgaagataataatttactaagccagaaggagttctgacatgtatgactcatggccagcttgatattaggcttagagggttacacgcatatggtaggcgttgcgatgagtagaggttcggatatgagatatccgtcggagcccctatcttattagatatccaataagcccctgaattactggatcctatagatgagatctaataagagccaatgagagattattaaatagagatctactaatctaataggcttgggtagttggatgaaaatccaatactcaatagggcatgacccattagggttaagttgacaatggaCCTCTATAACTAGGagagaactaatggttcataggccagagctttttgggttgcctctcttattcttctccccttctcctcctcagatagtaggcttggagaatTGAGGACCATCGTCGCAGCtctgctgtatggatcaccgatagagaggatgacgcttgacctccttcactctctcctacatatctgtaggaattcaaggatatacgatctctctatgtaacacaatcttgcATATATTCATATATGCAGTAAGTTTCgcagtttttgcgcaccaatcttcgcatgacgataaacatatctttggaaaatttaggattttatttttaatgttttttcgctacgcatgtgatgtcgccccctaagatTTCCTAACATATGTGACTATACTAATGGTTTACATTGGAAGTGCAATATGTGAAAAGAGCTATGGGCTCATCATAGTGTGCAACCATTAGACATAGTCTAGTAGATCATAAATCAAACGTAGTTCCTATATCATAAATCAATTGGTAGATCATAAATCAAACATATAGGCTCATCATAATggttatcataatatttttttaaaatgtataCATGAATCAATGTAAATGAATGATTATGATTGTTTATGTATCTCTATCGAGGGCAGGTAAAATAATTTCCTTTAGGGATTAATGAGCCATTAGATGTGACAGTTAAACGATTCTTCCATCCACTATTGAGAATAATGTGTGCGATATGGATTCTCCCATCAACTGTTGGGAGGATCCAACCCGTGAAGCATACGTCTCCATTCACTATTGGGAGAGTTCACCATCAGATGTTATATACGTTTTTATAGGATATGGATTCTCTTCATCAATTGTCGGAAGGATCCAACCCGTGAAGTATTGAGAGAGTTCGCTATTGAGAGAGTGCGCTATCGAATGTTATATGCGTCTTTATTATTTGACTGGTATGTATGTCATCGAAATGTATTACATATACgtgatgcataattttatttactacataagaattatcattattttttaatacatgagTTTTGATattcatatttattatttttatattaaattatttaatatttatatattttataaatattaaaattatttttatatttataaagattCACACTAGTATACGATGTTACTTATGTATtttaatcttatatttattttttaaataatatattattttataataatctaAAACTTAAGTAAAAGAAACCTTTTTGTCCCTTAAAAGATCCTACCAAGCAGATGTAaatttttctaataaaaaatatttattattataaattaaaatttaaatttaaaaatattttttttatataaattataaatattaaaataataatttctttttataaatctcgGATGTGACACTATTCATGTTATTTGAACACACCAAGATCCCTTATCCAAATCAATAGAATCATGCAACATCATGTAAAGtagaagagcaagactcgatcaaTAAATCTTTCTACAACAAAATATTATAAACGATTTCTCACTCGACTATATACATCATTGTAAGACCTCATGTAAATCATCAGACAGGAAACTATTCCATTTTACTCGCAAACACAGAACAAAGACACCAAGAAAAGAACCATCTCATTATTGAACATGACTTTGCAGCTTTGTATATATGACTTGCTCGTAAAACCTTCTGGTCCTGCCAAACAATATCAATGCAACAACGGTGCCAAAAAGGCTGACAGATGCCATTATTAGAAATGATAACATGAAGCAGTGACTGCCGATGCAGTCATGAATGTCCGATGATGAAGTTGATGACTCCATGTCATATATGTACCCCACGACTCTTACAGAGAGGATATAAGATCCAAATGGGCTTGCAATTGCAATGGTGTTGAAGATGGTACCGAAATGCTGTAGCCCAAACAATTCAGATGTGATGCTGGGCATAAGCGACCACTGAGAACCATAACAGATGCCAACCAATACAGATCCCACATATAGAGAACCAGGAAGGCCAGTGGCGATGACTGCATGGCCTACACTCATGACCGCAAGGGTTAGAGAGATGAACAAGGGCCGCGCCCAACCTTTACGACGCAGGAAGTAATCAGATATATAGCCGCTGCCAAAACGACCGAGGAAGTTCCATATGCTCCAAAGAGAAACCAAAGTACTTGTCTCCAAGCTTGTGTATCCAAGAGAGCCTCCTATCTGACTGATGTTGTTTACTGTGGCCAATCCTGACCCCATGCCGCATGCCATGGCTGAGAACAGCAACCAGAAGTCACATGTCGACATGGCCTGTGTTATACTGAAGTTTTCGCCCCTCTGCAGCAGGATCAGATCTCCATTTGATGGTTCATGCCCAGAACCACAGGCCAATTTGTTTGATGCGGTAGGATCATGCTGCGCACAGGTTCTATCTGCTGCTACTCGGTCATATGTTCGCTCTTCTGGAGCTCCTTCTAGATTATCTTCCATTAATCTGGTCCTTTCATGACAAGAACTTTCTCCAAGTGCCTTTGCTTCGATCATCTGAGCTTTAATTACAACAGCCGCTGGAGAGATGAGCATCATCATGAGAGCAGCAAACATCAGGATATGGGCTACTGATCCTATTCTTAAGACGCACTCCCCAATTATAACAAGCATAAGATAACCAGCAACAGTTACAGCTATGAGTGAAAAAGCATCAAGAAATTTCTTCTCAGAACCACCATTTCTGTGGTGAACTTTTACGTAAGGCATTAGTAGTAGTGTGAGGAAGGTTGGCAACAGCGCAAGCAACAGTATAAAAGAGCTTGGGTTGCCATCAAACATTGTCTGATATATTTGAATAAGAATAGCTCCACTTAGACCCAGAAAACCCTACAAGGACAAATTCTCTCTATTAGACTACAGAGATGCTGCCAGTAAAAGAATCAGACACCACTTATGCCCTTAAAATACAAAGTGCAGAGAAGTAGgataataaaattaaatctaaCAAATACATTGCATACGTTAGAGCTTGCCATTCCCAGAAAAGAAGTGTTTTTACAGCTTAGAGCATCAACACAATATTGTATTCAGAGAAATTCAAGCTGTGCATGGATGTTGTTCATGCTAAAATTGGTAAAGTGAACCATCAAAGAGGATTTCAGACCTTAGCATTATTCTGGTTAATCAGTTTAGAAAATATAAACCATGGCTAATCATTTAGTATTTGCACATATCTAAGCTAACATGTCTAGTTCAGCCACCATAAGCCTCGATCTCCATCGACCATCATAGCAAGTTGAAACTtgaaatcaaggattgaaatatcgtaccgtatcagagtttcgacattcgatcggtacggtacgatatatatatatatatatatatatatatatatatatatatatatatataagtaaaaaaaattataaatatataatattttttatatataaaaaattttataaaaggTGATGTCGCGTCACCTCGGCGACATCGCCCCATGCGGGAGAAGGGAAAGGCGACGCGACGTTGCcttttataattaatatatatatatataaatacatacatatatatatatacatacatacatacatacatttatatatacatacatatatatacatatatatatatacatacatatatatatatatacatacatatatatatactgcccggtaacgagcggtccgtgtaccggtctactgacggaccagtacgtaccgctcATATCGAACGATATTATTTGAAATTGAAGACCTTACTTGAAATTATAAAATAGATAAATGCCATCCATTTGCTACTTTTTCCCagtgatttttttataaaactttattaatattaataatctCTCATTCACAAGAATTTCTCTCCAACAAAAAGTATCTCCCCATCTCTTTGTCATTCTAGACAACAGCACTGGTAAACAACTGAAAACTAAATACCATCTCTATGGGCCTCTACTGCTGATCCATCCATAAGCTTGTTAGTGacatttgtctttttttttttttcaagctaGCATTTTCTTGATGCTCAAGCTTGAGTTCTACATGTCTCAAAAATTGAAATTCAATGTAATCTTTCAGGAAGTACCATTCGAGCAGACTGGCTGTTCTTCTGCTTTCGCTCATGAACCAGTGTATTTTCTGCTTTTTAGGGAGGGATTTCATGCTTGAAGCAGATTTTGACATTTTATCTGTCCATCAAGATTCATGTGTCAAATGCTATGCCCTTATATCCAGACATCTAGATCTCTTATTTAAATAGGATACAGACCTCTTTCTGTATACTATTCAAATAAGACTTTCTGCACGCATCCTGCATCAAGACTGCAGGACTTAGCAGAGGCAATGTCTCATCCGTGGATCAGTGGAAGAACCACTTTCCAGATGTCATATTCATCAAAAGTGTGAGTGGGGCTGCCAAGGGTTCTTTGGTCAAGAAATTGTATTATCGTCATAAACATTCAGCATGTTGATGAGAGCATCCATACCTACTCTATTTGGTACACAAAATGCTCTAACTGCTGATAGCTACTATGCAATTATGTAGGACAATGGGTAAATTGACCAAAAGATATAGGAAATAAACTTAAACATACAGAAAGTTACCGTAAAACACAATGAGAAAATATCAATGTTTAGCTTTTAAATGTAAAGTTGCATATATTGACTTTCCTCAGACCTCACCCGATGAGAGCCCTATGTACTGAACCACCTTTTTTTCATAAATGCACCACTTATTTTAGAGTTTCCAACAAAAGAATCCTAGCCTATGTAGAATCAGACTTACATCTTCACAAattttgttaaatatttttaGGTGATACGATTGTATCTTTGCTATCTAGATGATTAGGGTTCAAGTAATGGATTCTACATCTTTGCTTGCAGGGGATAAAGCTATGCATATTGACCCTCCCAAACTTTGTACATCATTTAAAATTATGGCACATAAGAGGACCCTATGGCTCTGCTATCAATCCctttaatgaaaaataataataaaaagtaagGAGACAACTCACTTGGTACCTTTCCAGCTTATCTATCACCATCTTCATACCTATGACTATTTAATCGCCAAAACTACATGACCAACATAAGATGCTCAAGACTATTAATCTTCATGATTACCACCTAAATCATGAACGTCACCGCCACCACATCTAGAGTCATGACTATCTCCTAAAAATGAAGATTCTTTTGGCTATTGATCTGAAACTTCTTCTTGGGGAAGTTAAAGACTACGGTGAACCTGCACAAAAGCAACTGATAGTGTGTGAAGCCCTAATCCTAAGGATAAGTATTTGCCAAGTCACAAAAACATGCATTGGAACAGAATTTGTTTCCTAAGTTACACAGTATATTTTCAGTAAAAAAGTGATCTTTATTTTATGCACAATTACATGAATGCAGTCCAGACAGGAAATTTGAAGCCTTAAAATATCAGCTTGTTCCATAACTGTGCTAATACTTCAATAATTAATATGTTCTGCAAATCATGTCTGATGGCGCTAATCAAATTGGATGCAAATTCTAGATGATTGAACTCCTGTTCACATCCAACAACTATAGATCATTTATAACATAGAATAGATTCCAGCACATCATTGCAAAGTACATTATCTATTTTAATTAAATGTCAGTATCCAGTTTCTTTGCCTTCAAAATCATTCATAACTCTGTATAATATTGGTCATTCATGCTGACCATTCCTTGAAAGGGATTATGAAACATTTTTATTTGTCAATTATAGAGTAAAAAAAGGGACCTAAGTGATGCATTTCCTAATGATGTAAATACCCTGTCACCATATAGGTAAATAGAATTCTCATCTCAAGCCTTGTTCCTCAGTCTAGACCTCCTCACAAAATCGgctgaataaaaataaaaaaattacaacattTGTTAATAGAAAGGCACCTAACCTAGTATTTCACTCAGGGGTGTTCCCTTAAAAAACACACATTAATGCAAACAGCAAAATCCAGTTACAGAAGGGGATACACATTTACTATATGAAATCGATAGTTTCTTTTTATCAATGGTAACACATACATGCTAAGAATTGTAAGCACGAGGATGATCCTAAAGCCTCTTTAAATCCAATGAAAGTCAAAAGTAGATAGTCAGATTGTCAGGATTACAAATGCCTCAACAATTTTCATTGGCTTGATAATTGATACTGGTGATTTGTAatcatttttttatgaatatgctAATGAAATCCAATTGATTGTCATGTACTTTA includes:
- the LOC103984984 gene encoding protein NUCLEAR FUSION DEFECTIVE 4, with amino-acid sequence MGVASSAVAAARRSKWAAMAASTWIQCASGGSYCFGVYSPMLKSSQGYDQSTLDSVAFFKDVGANIGVLSGLLISSRAGHGRTWVVHLVGAAQCFVGYLLMWLSVTGCVPRPAPALMCLYMLLAAHAQTFFNTANVVTAVENFPDSRGTVIGIMKGFLGLSGAILIQIYQTMFDGNPSSFILLLALLPTFLTLLLMPYVKVHHRNGGSEKKFLDAFSLIAVTVAGYLMLVIIGECVLRIGSVAHILMFAALMMMLISPAAVVIKAQMIEAKALGESSCHERTRLMEDNLEGAPEERTYDRVAADRTCAQHDPTASNKLACGSGHEPSNGDLILLQRGENFSITQAMSTCDFWLLFSAMACGMGSGLATVNNISQIGGSLGYTSLETSTLVSLWSIWNFLGRFGSGYISDYFLRRKGWARPLFISLTLAVMSVGHAVIATGLPGSLYVGSVLVGICYGSQWSLMPSITSELFGLQHFGTIFNTIAIASPFGSYILSVRVVGYIYDMESSTSSSDIHDCIGSHCFMLSFLIMASVSLFGTVVALILFGRTRRFYEQVIYTKLQSHVQ
- the LOC135612475 gene encoding AAA-ATPase At3g28580-like; the encoded protein is MARMSDRLASLGSLAASLMVVYAIIRRYLPLHLLEHSLTKHTFRLFASVYPYVRITISEFSGDRLKRSEAYTSVEAYLSGSCSQRANKLKAELGAGCDSLTLSMDEHEEVTDDFEGAKLWWTSVARTPRSQTVSFFPEAEARRHYRLTFHRRHRELVIGSYLAHVLREGREVRRRRRQRKLYTNISGSRSYEYRKTMWSHVVFDHPSTFDTLAMDPGKKEDIMDDLIAFRNGKDYYARIGKAWKRGYLLYGPPGTGKSSAIAAIANFLDYDIYDLELTSVKDNTQLRKLFIETTSKSIIVLEDVDCSLDLTGKRKPKRKKEVESGDKGKPPLLPEKEDKEESKVTLSGLLNFIDGLWSACGGERLIIFTTNHLEKLDPALIRRGRMDKHIEMSHCGFEAFKVLAKNYVGVDAHPLFEAVRRLLEEVKMTPADVAENLMPKSAEDDASCLGRLVRALEMGRPGAAAKVEDGSSGDETAESELTS